The Zingiber officinale cultivar Zhangliang chromosome 2A, Zo_v1.1, whole genome shotgun sequence genomic sequence cgctcgactgagtctctggataaacgttggttcggtcgactgatcaagagtttcggtcgaccgatcagtcccccaacggctggcttgctgacgtggcttctgacgtgtcaccagcggttggtcttctgaggattggggttcggtcgaccgaaccgttgacaagtcaactccagttgactttctccgattcggctccttgggtgattgcgaccatccgaaatatggctcacccgaactcagttcccggccttctcctcgagcaggcttccgtccggcttctcgtccctcgaacgccacacacgttcttctcgctccaccggagtactcttccgcagctctctcgtcattcggacgcaccgagcccgtcggcttccttcccgtgccatccttctcgctagctgcgtcttccgctcgacttcctgtgctcctaagttcctgctcactcagacacaggggtcagaccaaacacaggacctaactaacttggttgatcacatcaaaactaccacggggtccaacaagatCTCGGTACCATGGGTCTCACTGCGGTCATGTTTGAAGCCAACATGGTggacaacccgaagcagtggtagatcgatactggagcaacccGCCACGTCTATTCTGACAAGGCGATGTTCTCTAAGTGCACTCCGATAAGTGGAAGAAATctctatatgggcaattccaTGACACCCCCGATTGTTGGACTCGAAAAAGTAGTTCTAAAAATGATGTCTGGGAAGGAGCTAACTTTCATTGATGTGCTCCATGTTTCCGATATTAGGAATAACTTAGTTTCTGGATCGGTACTTGTTAAAGTCGGATTCAAACTAGTATTCTAGTTCatcaactttgtacttacgaagagcggtgtcttcgtaggaaagggatATTTGGAACAAAATTTGTTCAAGATGATTGTAATGACTGTACACCgtgattttgatggtaataaaataaaagcttCCAGCTATGTTATTGAGTATTTCAATTTATGCCATGATCAGCTTGGGcatgtcaataataataatactctaaaacgtctcgtcaaactaaatttattaccaaacatcAATGTTGATGAAACaaacaaatgtgaagtgtgcgtggaagcgaaaatgacgagaCTACCTTTTTATTCAATGGAAAGGTCGATGACTCCTCTAGAATTAGTACATAGTGATTTATGTGACTTAAAAttcgtgcaaactagaggaggtaaaaagtacttcattacttttatcgatgactgcatgAGGTTCTATTATGTATttcttttaaaaagtaaaaacgaAGCCCTAGAAGTTTTCAAAACCTATAAAAtggaagttgaaaatcaacttgataaacgaattaaaataattcgtagcaATAGAGGTGGAGAATAAGATGCATCATTTGATGAATTCTATTCAGAATCTGGAATTATCCATTAGACAatggcgccttactcacctcaatcgaatgtgttgccgaacgtaaaaatcagacactaaaggagatgatgaatgctttgttgataaattcaggcttaacCCAGAACTTGTAGGGGGAAGCCATTTTATCATCAaaccacattctcaacaaaattcctcacaagaaaaatgataaaacaccatatgaactatggaaaggccgcgagtcATCGTACAAATACTTGAAAGTGTGGGTGTGCttagcaaaggtcgaagtacctaagctAAAGCAAGTTaagatcggacctaaaatgtttgatgcgatatttgtcggatatgctcaaaatagtagtgcatatcaatCCATAGTTCataaatcagacattcctgatatccATGTGGatacaaccatagaatctcggaatgcaatattctttgaaGACGTGTTCCTAAATAAGAAGGGAAACATTCAAAGTAATGACAACAGAAGTTCTAAAAAAGATGATGTTCCAGAACTTAATTGTCAGAAAAGGGCTATTGACAATCAAAGCGAAGAGCCACGTcggagcaaacgggctagagttgagaaattgtTTGGGCCAGATTTCATGGCGTTTATGTCGAAAATGAACCCAAGAACATTAAGCGAAGCTCTCTCTGGTCCCAACGCCCCACTGTGGAAGAAAGCTATCAATAATGAAATCGAGTCCATCATGAATaaccatacttgggaattagtagaccttccttatggtactaaaccattaggttgtaaatggatactaaaacgcaagtataaagttgatggatcgattgacaagtataaggccagacttgtagccaaatggtacaagcaaaaggaaggccttgattacttcgatacctaCTCACTGGTGACAAGGATTACATCCATACGAGTGCTGATAGTCATTGCATCATTGTATGATCTTGAAATACACCAAATGAATGTTAAGACtgtgttcttaaatggtgagttggaagaagaaatttacatGGAGCAACCCGAGGGGTTCGTATCTCCTGGAAATGAGGGAAAGGTGTGTCAACTTATTAAGttgttgtacggacttaaacaagcgccaaaaacaatggcacgaaaaatttgacaaaatatgttgtcaaacgaattcagaataaatgattGTGACAAATACATTTATGTCAAAAGCACATCTGAAAGTTATGTAAtcgtctgtctatacgtagatgacatgctcataatgggaaataatcatgatgtaatcatgagtaCTAAGAAAATGTTGACtaataattttgatatgaaagatatgggtctagCAAATGTCATATTggaaattaaaattctcagggcATTCGATGGGATGATTTTaccacaatcccattatgtagagttagtattgaaaagattcaatgtATATGATCTCTCTACTGTAAAAACttctatggatctaagtcaacacttagtgaAAAATCATGGTGAGCCCATATCGCAATtagaatattctcggataattggtagtttgatgtatctcacaaactgcacacgccTGGATATTGCCTGTatggtcaacaaactgagtcatTTTACGAGCAATCCAaatgacacccattggaaagcattgatacGAGttcttatatatttaaaatatactaTGAATTATAGATTACATTACGGAAAGTATCTCGTGGTCttagagggatattgtgatgctaattggatatcagatacaaaagactccaaatccactagtggatatgtattcacgatcggtgagggagcagtatcttggaaatccactaagcagacgtgtATAGCTTGGTCAAcaatggaatccgagtttatagcacttgACAAAGCAGCTGAAGAAGCTGAATGATTGCGAAATTTCTTGGAAGATGTTCTGAGCTGGACGAAACCTGTGCCCGCCGTACttatccactgtgatagtcaatcgacaattggaagggcacagagtagtatgtataatggtaagtcacgACATATCATTGttgacataataccattaggcagttgatctcgaacggagtgattgcaatcgactatgtcaaATCTAaggataatttggcagatcctcttatGAAGGAgctaagtcgagatcaagtatactgctcatcaagaggaatgagattaaaaatctacaactaaaatcgACTGTAGCGGTaatccaaccttgttgactggatcgatcccaagatcttggttcaatgggacaacgaagttacagaagttgtgtaaCAGCATAAGACAAATGATTATCTCTACTATCTCAATCCTAGGATGATTTGGTGTTGTCTTACCACATGTAGTGAggataagcttatgcttttaatgACTTGTATACCTTATAAACGTGGAATATGGTAGGATaatcttgatagaagtgtcacttatgtgagtgtgaagacaggtcgcttcaatgaaacacttatgaatccaagatggtgtccatgaccgaaacggaaccaaccatgagaaccaaaAGTGGGTGAGATaagtctctgtgtgggtgttattgtcttagtatacaccaacagctaagcagttcaagacatcatgtTCACTGCACAGCCTAGTAtgctcgatagcattccactacggaaggttcaaagccacaagctacctttcccgatgcattgacttatcgattagactcttgtaaagtgtcagcatgcatacatgcACTacatgcattaatttccattcgtGTGGGAGATTATTAGATACGATTTTGCAAACCAAAATCTTGGTACCATCGATcgttaaaagtcaagtttgacttcaaAATCGAAATCTGCGTTTCGCGTAGATAAAtatagactattaatttgctcaaaatcgaTTACGGGTGAAGTAGAAATTAATTGTTCAAATATGTGCTCAAATTAACATTAAGGGAAAAGATGGGGTTTTAGTCCCACATCGTTAACTGACGAGAGCCAATGTTTCCTTATATGTGTTGCTGTGTTAATGTTGTTAATACTAGGCCTGGGTCGGTACGGTATACCGTATCCAAAATTGAATACCGTATACCGTACCGAAAAAATCGGTATTCTAAAAATTGATACCGATACCGTACCGACATTTCAGTATACcgaatttcggtataccgaaatgtcgGTACGGTATCGGTAAAATACCGTCATGccgaagttatatatatattacatataatatataaaaaaataattgtctTGTAATGAAGGGCAGTGATCATATAAGAATAAGAGTTTGAATTTCAGACCCAAATATGTAAGATTGAAGATTAAACCAGTAGCTAATGGTCCCAGGGTGGTGACTCGTCGGAGACTCGTCGAAATCTTGCCAGAAATAACTAAATGCTAGCTGGAAAAATAGGGGAAGCATATAGGCTTCAATCCCTACTAAAAATACCATAAATCCACCAAAGAAACAAAAGCTAAAACTCACTGGAAAATCGGACAAGAACTTGCGCAAGCATAACTCTCAGAACAGAGCTCGGTGATTAGATTTCTTTAGATTCAATGAAGGGAAAAAATATTAGGGCTGGAGAAGAAGTTTCTAAGTTGTTGTGCATCTTCTCCGGCGACTATGTGCGGTGGTCGACTGTGGAAGGAAAGAATCATGAGTCGCGACGTGTGCGCCGACGGCGCAAGGAGAGAACATGGTTTGGGGCCGTTTAAGGTTTGGTTTAGGCTTTAGGGGaatctaaattaatcatttaatctatagttattcggtatttcggtataccgaaatattttaaatccttaCCGTTACCGTTACCGAAAAATTCGGTACGGTATGATACCGTACCGAATTTtttggtataccgaaaatttcgATATATACGGTATTTTTTCGGTACGATTTTTCGGTATTTCggtatttcgatatttttttccaGCCCTAGTTAATACAAAAGCACAAGGCTCTCTACCTTTGGGCGAGAGTCCGCCACTCGCTACGCGTGCAATGCGCGCTTTGTTGGTGCACTTTGCACTtcatcgtcgcgaggagcattgaggagctttaATTTATGCTCCATGTGGCATGGTCGGGGTGACGCCACATGGCGGTGACGTGGCATGTCGAGTGATGAGGTAATGCCTATGTGGCACGTGATTGTATAGAAAGCAATGACTGGATTGGGCGAACAGATGGTGACCGTTGGATTAAAGATGAGGACAGATCGCAAGTAGATGCGATCTGGAGCGTCGGATTCTAATTTGGTGTTAAAGAGGAAGGATTGATCTGAAGCGTCAGATTAAATGTTGTAATCTGACGACTGAGATCAAGATGagatctgaagagttataactcttcagatcaAGGGACGAGATCATATCAGAATCTGAAGAGGTATgttgagattaaaagtcatctgaAGAGTTATATCTCTTCAGATCTGATGGCTGAGATCAAAAGACCTTTAAAGGGTTATACCCTTTCAAAATGAATGATCCAGATCAGTTCAAACCAAGGGTTACTTACCTCCTCACCCAATATAAATAGATCCCTCTTCTTCTTGGAAATCATGCATTCAAAAGCATTTGCATTCAAACTATTCACCAATCTCTTGCATAAGaagagtccaaaaagcctacgaGAAAGTTCATCGGTCTCGAAATTTGAAGTGCTGCTATTTCGagacgtcgtcgttgtatcttgggaacaaaTTGCTGCTATCCGTGAGTACCATAGTGGAGCAATATCATTTTaaggagatagtgtcgaacactagcatCGACGACAACTCAGTTTGCTTCCTCCCGACAGCAATCTCTTGGAAGTCCCGACAGTCGACTAAAATTGACTATGTCAAATATCGAGGAGCAAATCGTTTGAGGACTTCACATATTTATGATCATAAatcttaatttaataaaatttattataaactcATTATAGCTCTAGGATATTTTTATTCAATAGTTAACACCACCAATGGATTTCTAAAGTCCCCttattagaaaaatattaaaattttaaatttctgaaTGATATAGATCCATTAGTCAATTTCATCTCAAGCTAATGATAAATTTAGGGAATTCTAAataatttcaaaacaaaattaatgTACTCCTAAAAACATTTTTAATGTACCTATGCCATCAtatttgaattaaataatataattttagagcagtaaatattttaacttataatgagttgataaaatttatcacaaaCTCATTATAAGACCTAGGACAATAATACTTACTAACACCAATAAACTTTTAGAACTTTCTTGATTCAAAAACACTACTACAAATTGAGGCTAAGATATCACCACTAAAGTGTTGTTTTTGGCCATATAAATATTGCATTATACCTAAGGTAACGTTTTTCATTCTATCTTATCAGGTCCTGTCATATTAGATATAATGTAACGCTTTTGTCATTTTATGCAACACTTTCTTAAACTGTTGTGATATATACCAAAGGCAACGCTTGTCTATATGCAACACTTTTTTCTTCCAGCGACAACACTTTTTTTTTGTTACTCTTAAGCTATTACAACACTTTTTTCTATTAATAGCAACACTTTTTACAATTATTTAACCCAATAATACAACACTTTTTTCATTAAATGCATCACTTTTTATTAAACTTTTCACCTCTTATACACATCACTTATTGATACATATGCAACACTTagatttgtgttttatttttaaaatgtagCACTTTTACCGGTTAACAGTAACACTTATTTTTTCACCAATATATTATTGATATTACAATTTTACTATCCAATCAAACACATTTGTACAAAATATATTATTCAAAATATGATCATTATATTACAAAAGTTATATCACACTATATTCtgattaaaaattttacaaaaacccAACAACTAgcataaaaaaatatacataagtCATCAATTAATACTTAGCTTCATGAATTCCCCCCAAAAGGCAACTAAATATATTCATTTACAAAAAGCCAATAGATGGTAATGTGTGGTCGGCTTCATTAATCCCCCATAAGTCATTTGCCCATGCATTGAACGTGCCCACCAAAAAAGATATAATAATGTCCTGCTAGTcatgaaaacaaaaaacaacaacACACATTAATCAGTAAAGCACGTTACACAACATAAAGAATATATAAAGAAACAATTCAATTCTGTCAATAAAGATAAACATACCTATGCAGTTTCAATATTAAATTGGACATTAATATTGCACATACTAAAACCAATAACAGGCTAtcaacaaatttttttaaaaaaataaaaatcaacaacTCAAGATTATAAGAAGAGGAAAAGCCTTTTAATTGAACAAGGAAAGGGAGAACTTAAATGGAGCTCAACCAAGAAAAAAatgttttattaaactgttatctattgaatgttgttgaatcttgAAAACACAAtagtttttttaacttcatgaaaaaaaacctaaaacccacttCTCCGTAACTCTTCAACGAATAAAAACCTATCTCCGACTCCTTCGCGACTCCTCCGTGAAAGACGCTCCTCGTCGCTCTCGCTGGGAACCATTAGGCAATGGGCTATGGGAGGAAGGGCCTAACTTAAATCATTAGTTGAAGGCGACGGGATTTATAGAGTCCAATGCGGCGGGGAGGCGAGCTTTCGCTCTCCGATGGCTGGGAGAATGGCGCAGGGAAGGCGGAAGGGTCCGTCGCGATTTGGGTTGTTTTGGTTTGCATCTGGACTTGCGATCTGAATCCGAGCTTCGCTTTTGGCGCTACCGATCCCAACGACGATGAGTGAGTTGATAGTCTCATTGAGGGTTtgatgtaaaatactggaaatggGCATAAcaccataaggaaatttttccggaatttttggaaatttttcaggaatttttcggagctcgtacggacgagttaacggggataaaaatgggatccggaaaagcctgtttaggctaccccatttaagcgaggaaaagttagatttatttatttatttattttctttttctattttcttttatttttctttttcccccgCTCCCTCGCTGTTTCCTTCCCTCGACGCCGAACCCGTGCCCTACTTCTTCCTCCCCCGCGCGCCCGACTGTGCCCTAACAGCCTCTCCCAACCGGCGATGCAAACCGCAGTTTCCTCTCGCGGATAAACCCTCGGCCAAGCTcgctttcctcttcttctcctctgccgacgctgaccccctttccctgtgccctagccgccagccaccgagatcttcttcttcctctttccccAAGCGTCCACGACGAATCTGCCACCGCCGATCCACTGTCACCCTTGTGTGCCGACGCCGCCACTGACTTTTGATCTGAGCAGCATCGCCACACCCTTGCCCCGGTGCCCAGCCGTCCAATTCCGTGCCCTATTTTGGGTTCACAGTCGGCTGACTCTCCTTCTCCacgccgagccctagtttcccgaggccgatctcttcctctttgcCGAGGTTTTTGTTGCTGCTTTCCACTGCGGACTCACAACCGATCACCGCCGATTTCCACACTGCGGCTGATCGCTACTGTTTCCTTCATCCGGTCCAGCCCTAGTTCTTCATTGGTGCCCTAGATTTGATCTGCCCATCTCCGGCTACTCAAGTCAGTGACTCCACCTGGGTTTTATTTACAGCAACCTCATGGGCTGTGAGGCTACGAATGAATGTTCGGATGTGGTATTGATGTGAGTTTGATTTGTCTACTTAGTTTCAGTGATACTATTCGCCATCTATTCGGAGCATCAGTTGTTATCACCGACCATAATTTCCAGCAAACTCACAACAATGTGAGTGTAGACAAGATTTTCATTCGAGAAGAAACTTACTTTTTAATATCAACTATCTTTAtattctttgtgatgcaatatcATTTACCTCTTGTATCCGCTCAAAATAAGTTTCTTATTCATAATTATGGTTTTACCTTCAATACTGTCAAACCTACATGTCCATGAATACTTTCTACTCTATCATACTCCACTCTCTGATAAAGGGGCCTTTTTACTGCAGGGACCTGTCTTACAATTCTCTTaatgttgttaggcttttttcttgtagtgtcttcTGCTTGGTGCAGGAAATGGCAGAGGTTGTGACGAAAGATTTTGGAAGGATTGACATCTTTGTGCATTCTCTTGCCAATGGACCAGAGGTACTACCTTACACCATATAAtcatgatgttttttttttactttagttCTAAATTATGGTTTTCATAAATAGGTAACGAAGCCACTCTTGGAGACATCTAGAAGAGGGTATCTTGCTACAATTTCAGCTTCGAGTTACTCTTTTGTCTCCCTGCTTCGGCACTTTCTTCCAATAATGAATCCAGGTTTCTTTTGATTCCATGAAAACAAAACAATTGCATGTACCATTTGTGTGTATATTTCAACTTGAGATCCTGACAAGAACATCATTATCAATCCATCATTATATCTTCTTCTTTACGCACAGAATAAAGCAATGCTAGTAGTTATAATAAAACCCAAAATAAAGTTATCAAACAATTCCTTTTCTTGTTGGCACATAGATTTTATATCTCATCTTCACTTTGTTTTGGATGCCTCCGTTAAACATGGCAAGCGGTGCTTCAATATCTTTGACATACATAGCTTCCGAAAGGGCAATCCCAGGGTATAACCTTTTCCCTTGTTTATTCCAAAGTTTATAATTTGGAATACTTGTTTAGTTCTTGCATCAACTTGCAGATACGAAGGTGGAATGAGCTCAGCAAAAGCTGCATTGGAGAGCGATACAAAAGTAAGTTCAACTCTTCTGCATTGTCAAGTCCTGCTAGTGTTTGGAAATATTTAAACCCAAACTATATGgtagttaactcatctaagattATATTTGGCAAAATATAGATTCAATAATTTTAATGTTTTCAGCATTTGTTTTTGGATGTAGGTGTTGGCTTTTGAACTGCACTTGCTTGCCACAAAGCATCAGGTAATTATATAATTAGTAACCATTTGGTGATTGTTAGCATACACGATATGATGGCTTTTCTTCAGTTCAATAGACATATTTTTACCTACTGCTCTGTATTCCTATGTTCCTTTCTCTGTCTATGCCATGTTTTACATTGATCTTTTAATTGGCATTTGACTTGAGATTTACCCATGCATGAAATTCTGCAGTTTGTTTATATCACTTGATTATAGAAATTTGTTGAAGAGTTGTCTCGTTTTTGTTTATTAGATCTATGAATTTGTTTGCATTTGCATTATTTTCAATTCCTGAGATGTTAAACACTTCTAGTTGCTTCCTTATACATtaaagaatgttttaaaacattcttCAACCTAGCTCTTGATTGTTAATTTTAGTCAATTATAGTGGTAATTGTTAGatcctttatttattttaattaatctctATTTGTATATTCCATTATCTAATTAATCAATGACTTATTAGTCAATGGAGCTTATTTTTGTTTATTAATCTCTATGAATTAATGTTGCTTGATCATTGGAAAAAATATTGTTTGCATGGTTTATAATAGAAGCTTTGTATGCAATGACATAAAATGAAAATTatgcttaataagaaatttaagaggcatcatattgtttcaagaggttaccatttatgttacatagataacgTTTTTTGTACTTCTATTAGATGACTAGATCAAATGATTTTTATagttatgtaa encodes the following:
- the LOC122042929 gene encoding enoyl-[acyl-carrier-protein] reductase [NADH], chloroplastic-like isoform X2, whose protein sequence is MDLSYNSLNVVRLFSCSVFCLVQEMAEVVTKDFGRIDIFVHSLANGPEVTKPLLETSRRGYLATISASSYSFVSLLRHFLPIMNPAVLQYL
- the LOC122042929 gene encoding enoyl-[acyl-carrier-protein] reductase [NADH], chloroplastic-like isoform X1 yields the protein MSMNTFYSIILHSLIKGPFYCRDLSYNSLNVVRLFSCSVFCLVQEMAEVVTKDFGRIDIFVHSLANGPEVTKPLLETSRRGYLATISASSYSFVSLLRHFLPIMNPAVLQYL